A DNA window from Deltaproteobacteria bacterium contains the following coding sequences:
- a CDS encoding CoB--CoM heterodisulfide reductase iron-sulfur subunit A family protein: MAVAKPDHISGSVMVVGGGITGMQAALDLANSGFYVYLVEKSPVIGGMMSQLDKTFPTNDCGMMSQLDKTFPTNDCAMUIISPKLVEVGRHINIELLTLSEVAGISGEEGNFTITLNQKPRFIDMDKCTGCGDCAEACPIEVTDEFNQALNNRKAAYKPYAQAFP; the protein is encoded by the coding sequence ATGGCTGTTGCAAAACCCGATCATATCTCCGGCTCGGTTATGGTCGTAGGGGGCGGCATTACCGGAATGCAGGCCGCTCTTGATCTGGCCAATTCCGGCTTCTACGTTTACCTGGTTGAAAAATCCCCGGTCATTGGCGGGATGATGTCACAGCTTGACAAGACCTTTCCCACCAATGACTGCGGGATGATGTCACAGCTTGACAAGACCTTTCCCACCAATGACTGCGCCATGTGAATTATCTCGCCCAAACTGGTCGAGGTCGGCCGGCACATCAACATCGAGCTACTTACCCTTAGCGAAGTCGCGGGCATTTCCGGCGAGGAAGGCAACTTCACCATCACCCTGAACCAGAAGCCGCGCTTTATTGATATGGACAAATGCACCGGCTGCGGGGACTGCGCCGAGGCCTGCCCCATTGAGGTCACTGACGAATTCAACCAGGCCCTTAATAATCGTAAGGCAGCCTATAAGCCGTATGCCCAGGCCTTTCCC